Proteins encoded within one genomic window of Sebastes fasciatus isolate fSebFas1 chromosome 18, fSebFas1.pri, whole genome shotgun sequence:
- the LOC141756598 gene encoding uncharacterized protein LOC141756598, with the protein MGKTKGLSKDVRDKIVDLHKTGMGYKTISKQLCEKETTVGAIIRKWKKHKMTINRPRSGAPRKISSRGVSMIMRKVRDQPRTTREELLNDRKTAGTTITKKTIGNTLHRNGLKSCSARKVPLLKKAHVQARLFANEHLNDSEKAWEKVMWSDETKIELFGINSTRRVWRRSTLREPKLPVAKRQPRNLKDLEMICKEESTKIPPEMYANLVTIYKKRLTSLNSQSEELLSPTGSAADSTCLIGRKASDASRLESTTQDTPQKLGRQTLNDSPKLFNGRLSTWCVGASKQTACQTI; encoded by the exons atgggcaagaccaaagggctgtctaaggacgtcagggacaagattgtagacctgcacaagactggaatgggctacaagaccatcagcaagcagctttgtgagaaggagacaactgttggtgccattattcggaaatggaagaaacacaaaatgaccatcaatcgccctcggtctggggctccacgCAAGATCTCGTCTCGTGGGGTATCGATGATCATGAGAAAGGTGAGGGATCAGCCCAGAACTACACGGGAGGAACTTCTTAATGATCGCAAGACAGCTGGGACCACAATCACCAAGAAAACCATTGGTAACACACTACACCGTAACGGATTAAAATCCTGCAGCGCCCGCAAGGTCCCCCTGCTCAAGAAGGCACATGTACAGGCCCGTCTGTTTGCcaatgaacacctgaatgattcagagaaggCTTGGGAGAAGGTGATGTGGTCAGATGAGACCAAAATCGAGCTCTTTGGCATCAACTCGACTCGCCGTGTTTGGAGAAGAAGCACATTAAG GGAGCCGAAGCTTCCAGTTGCCAAGCGACAGCCTCGAAACCTTAAGgatttggagatgatctgcaaagAGGAGTCGACCAAAATCCCCCCTGAGATGTACGCAAACCTGGTGACCATCTACAAGAAACGTCTGACCTCT ctgaacagccaatcagaggaacTTCTTTCACCGACGGGTTCTGCCGCCGATTCAACGTGCTTGATCGGCCGAAAAGCCTCCGACGCGAGCAGACTAGAGTCAACGACgcaggacacaccgcaaaaactaggccgacagacgctcaacGACAGCCCCAAACTGTTCAACGGCCGACTGTCCACTTGGTGTGTTGGGGCCTCAAAACAAACTGCTTGTCAGACCATCTGA